Below is a window of Sciurus carolinensis chromosome 6, mSciCar1.2, whole genome shotgun sequence DNA.
GCAGAATAAAAACCTCACCTTTTATCTACTTCTTTCTCTAATCCTGGTCTCTGTGGGGTTCGTAGTCACAGTTTTGGGAGTTATCATATTCAAAGTTTACAAGTGGAAGCAGTCTAGGGACCTATACCGATCCCCTGTGAGCTCCCTGTACCGAACACCTGGGCCCTCCTTGCACGCAGACGCCGTGCGGGGAGGTCTGATGCCGCCGCACCTTTACCATCAGGTGTACCTCACCACTGACTCACGCCGCAGCGACCCGCTGCTGAAGAAACCTGGTGCTGCCAGCCCACTGGCCAGCCGCCAGAACACTCTGCGAAGTTGCGATCCAGTGTTCTATAGGCAGGTATTGGGTGCAGAGAGCGCCCCTCCTGGACAGGTAAGGGTTAGCAGGTCATGCCTGAAAcgttttaatgtttttgttgttgttgttgttttgtttgttcaggAAGGTATGAATTGGGGGTGTTTTAAATGATGaagatgtttttctcattatgtGTCCACACTTTCATCTGGTCCTTCCTAGATCAAACTTAGTGCCTCTGGGAGGAGGGCAGCCTCTAGAATGTGGTTTGTAGTTCCATTTCAGGGTGAAGTTATTTGCCTCTTCTGTAGACCCAATTTTCACCCTCAGCGCTCATTTACCATCACCACCAAGCAATCTCGCTAGGTGTACCTGAGCTATAATCCAAGATGTCAGCACTCAGAATTTAGCTTGGCATTATTTGCTCTGGGAACCAACTGCTGGATACCTCTAACCTGTGGCAATTGATAGGAATATAATATATCTCCTTCATCCACTTTTCTAATGATGGCTATGTCTGCATTAAAACTAATGTTTCTTTGTTAACTTTCATTTGCCAACACAGATCCTCTAGCTCATTCTCAGGAAATTATCTATGAATTAAATTCTAGATAATTCTAGGCAtcctttaaattcattttaagcaTGCTACTGGAAATAATGGGTGTGTTATTTGCTAACTAATTTTATGTTATAACAGTAATGCATGAGCATTgtaggaaatttagaaaatacaaaaaaagagaaaaatgtaaaactaacTATAATCCCCAAACCCAAAGATAATCActgttaattataaaagtaatgatttattttggaaataaatccAGGCaatccaaaaatatataaagtacaaaTGCACCTCTATTATTATTCCCAATGCTTTCAGCATTATTTTTCTTAGGTATACATATAATGTGAAAGGTAGATGAACTCCTTTCCTTAGAAAGATAAAGCATTCAGTCATTTATTCTAGCATATGATGACTACAGGGACTTTGCCTTGGAGAGAAACCTGCACAAACTTTCAGTTGTGGGAGAACCTGTGTTATTTTGTCATTAAGTGCATTTATTTGTTACTAAGTATATAATTGCTATCAAAGCTTGAATTTGGCAGTTAGACAAAGCTTTCCCATTTACCACAGGAGTCCTTGACCAAGTTACTTACTCTCCTTTTTAAGTCTCTTTCTCATGTGCAAAAGCAGAATAACATGGGTTTTATAGGATGCATGATGTACGGTATGTAAGGTGTTAAACACAGTACCTGGCATATCACACTGttaaaaaattactaattatTTCCATTACTACTTTTATTCTTCACCCACTCAAAATTCTTAAACACACCTTGGAAATGAGCAAATATGAGGACAGCATAAAATGACAAAGTAGAATCATATATGGAAAGGCTAAGAAAGGATGAAGCACCTGCTGCTCTTCTGATCAGCCTAGAAACAACTGGCATTTTCCCTAAAACAATGTTCTCAAACTTGGATGCACCTTAGAATCACATAGGGACCTTGTAAAAATTCCCCAGGAGCAGAATAAAAACCTAACCTTTTATCTACTTACAAGCCCACATCCCAGACACAATTTCTAGGGGTAGAGCACAGACATTGGtatctttttagtattttcaggtgattctaatgtatGGACAGTGAAAACTACTACACTGGAATCTGCCAGTTcatcatttgcatatttattaagcaaaatgTCATTCCAGTATTCTCAGAAACAGGAACCAGCTATATTGGGTCatttccaactttaaaaaaatactacaatGGCAATTCCCAACTTTTAATTATTACATGAGATCATTCTAGAAGAGCACAGTAGGAAAGACATAAGATGGTATTTCAGTCATCTAAGTAGAAAATCTCCCTAAGCCACTAGCACCTGGGCCATTATTCTCTAAAAATCTAGAGTTGGGCAATAGAAATTGGGTTTCTTTTGGGTGTGACAAAATTTTTCCAGCATCAGATATTGTTAATGATTGTATCAACTTGGTCTaggtgaatatattaaaaaccatcAAACTACACACTTTAAAATGTGGTATGCCAACTACATCTCAGTAAACCTGTTAAAAAATCTACAGGTGGGGCTGGGAAAGTAACTCAGTGCATACGTGAGACTCTGACTGATTCCCAGCACtacgaacaaacaaacaacagaattAGGAGATGAGAGtatcaaatacctggcataaaaATGTCAAGTCAAGGATATGTTGTATTAAATTTCTGTAATGCTCCAATTCTAGTAAAACAGGCTGtggtttttttagtttgaaattgcaaatataaatatagtaCTATACATACTAATTGTTTAGCTTCAGACAAGTCTTTTGAGCTCTCAactccagtttcctcatctataaagatAATACTTtacaaatacttaataaatattcattgagttgACAAATGAtaatattcatcattttattattaccCCTATGTGTTAGACTCTGTAAAAGATCAAAGGACACTGTCTGCCCTTATGGTACATAGAATACCACAGGagacaaacaagaaaaaagaaaagaaaatgggctcTGCATTGTATAAGAAGCAGTGGCCTCAAAGGGTAAGAAATACCTAAGTCAGCCTGGGAAATCAGGAAGACTTCACAGAGGCAGTCATGATGCTTGAACCAAGAACTGAAAGATGAGTAGTAACTTGTCAAATAGTAAAGGGGAAAAGAGGGTCAGGAAGGAGCCTTTGCAGGAAATTCCATGCATGAGGTAAGGGAATTTCACTATTGTTGGACTTCAAAGTGTGTGCCTAAAACAGTCTTTGCAGACCATGAGGTGAAGCAAGTAGGCAGGGATACCTGAATTACCTTTAGGCTGTGCCAAGGAGTTTTCATTTTATCCACCATAGATGATAGTCTTTGCAGAATTTGAACTGTCATATATATGATGtcatcagattttctttttgcttgctTTAGAGAGATTACTCTGGTAGCCGTAAGTGAAATGCATTGGAGACATTGTGAAGGGGGACAAAGGGACCAGTTATAGAAGCCTATTGCAGTATTTGAGAGGATTGATAAATGCTTGAACCAGCACAATTGCAGTGCAGACTACACTAAAATGACTCCAATAAAATCATCAGGACTTGTTGATTGACATGATACAGGAAGTGAGGAATGGGAATGAGTCAAGAATGACCCCCCACACACTCCTTGAATTCTAAGGTAGCTGAGTGGATGATGATGCCATTTACTGAGACAGTGAGTTCTGGCATAAACACTTTGGTGGGCCAGGATGTTTTACAACTCCATCATTACCACGGGAGGAGAtgaaagatgtgtgtgtgtgtaatggagttgttttattttttatttttaattatttttaattgttctaatttattttacgtgacagtagaatacatttatacattttcatagatcatacataaatggaatataatctctcatttttctgattatacatattgtaggatcacattggtcatgcttTGTTTTTGTATAAGAATATAGATGCCAGATCTCTTTCTTTGAGACTAGAATGTCAATTGCTGGCCTCACCATAGTCAAAGGATATTCCTGAATATAAAAGGTTTGGGGGAAATGGGGGGAGGGTACAAGCACCAGCTTATACTGTGGTTTTGGCAGCCAAAAACCTAGTAACCTAGTTAAGAATTTGAATGAATTAACATATCTCATGTCCAGATCAAGTTGGATTTTTCTCTGTGATCTGGTGTATTTGCCACTCAGATTACAGTTTGTAGGTACCTacagtttaaaatttattgtattgTTGCACTTGTGCAAGGTAGTAGCCAGGCTCCTAGGAGGTCTGGATGACAGAGGGGGTGGGGTGAGATCAAGTCTCCAGTTACAAGAGGTCCCCTGGGGCTAAGTGAAAGCTTGCTCTTTTGAAATGGTCTCTGTTGGTAATTAACAACATATCAAGAACACCATGGTGTCAAATAAAGAGGATTTGTAGGCACAATGCTCTTGGTAGCTGATCCCAATTATTCAAGAAAGCTGTTAAATCTAAGAACATTAGCATTCTGCCAGGTAATGAGATCTAGTCCTTTATACCTCTCAGGCTGATTCTTATAGTTTTGGACGTCTCCCTCTCCTGGCTTCCACTACCCTGTTCTCATATGTCCTTGAAATCAATGAATGGTAATTTAGTGTATCACTAGCAAATGTCTGAATAAGAGTTTGTTTTCTGCTGCACCTCCTGTTACAATCAAAACGTGTGCTGCATAAATTTAATTGGCTACATTAATGTGTAAGCCTTTTCTGCAAAGCGATGGATACGGTTCTGAATAATCTGCAGAGGGGCAGAGTTTTGAGTATATGGCAGTGCTTTTAATTAGCTGTTGTTCTAATACAATCAGATTGGGACAGAAGCTACTCATTTAGAATATTGGTTGATGACAACACTGAATAAAGTGACCAATCTCAAATGGCTACTTGCTCAGTGGGCTGCAGGTTGCTAGGGCTCAGGCTGTAGCTGTTTTCCCCGCCGAAAAGGGGCGGGGTGAGTGGGTTGTTGGGGAGGGGGAATACGTAtatgtttttcttctccaaagaGGTAACGATCCATGAAAGAAATGCCTTTGAGCGGGAGGAAGGTGAAAAGATAGGTTGGggtgtattttattattttggggggtttGGGTGCCCCCCTCTTCCAATGCTGCGACGCATTAACCCTGCTGCTATTGGGATGTTCTCGGCTCAGCCTATTGGCTGAGCCCAGGAGCCGCTGTCTGCCAATCGGGTGTTGAAAGGCAGACAAATCTACCCCGCCACCAGCAAAAACGGCGCGTAACCCTTGCAGTGCCGGCCAAGCCGCGCCAGAACTGGCGCGGGGGGAAAGGGAGATAGGTGTCTCCAGCTGCTGTGGCTGTTTGGGGCGGGTCGGCTTCTTCTGCTTCTCAGGACCAAGTACAGAATTAGCGGGTGGCAGCAATGCTCTGCAAGGTGAGAAGCTGGATAGAAATCGGGCGGGGGGCTACCCTTTTGTTCCTCTTTTGCCACCTGGGTTACGTTTGTGGGCAGATCCGCTACCCGGTCCCAGAGGAGTCACAGGAAGGGACTTTTGTAGGGAATGTCGCCCAAGATTTCCTGCTGGATACAGAGAGTCTGTCAGCTCGCAGGCTGCAGGTCGCTGGAGAGGTGAACCAAAGACACTTCCGTGTGGATTTGGACAGCGGAGCCCTGCTAATTAAGAATCCAATAGATCGAGAGGCACTGTGTGGGCTCAGTGCCAGCTGTATCGTGCCCCTGGAGTTTGTAACCGAAGGGCCTTTGGAAATGTACCGAGCGGAGGTAGAGATCGTAGATGTGAATGATCACGCCCCCCGATTTCCGCGGCAGCAGCTGGACTTGGAAATCGGGGAAGCAGCTCCTCCAGGACAGCGTTTCCCTTTGGAAAAGGCTCAGGATGCAGATGTGGGGAGCAATTCCATTAGCAGCTATAGACTGAGCTCCAATGAACACTTTGCACTTGATGTCAAGAAGCGAAGCGACGGCAGCCTAGTCCCGGAGCTGCTCCTGGAGAAGCCTTTGGATCGGGAGAAGCAATCCGACTACCGCCTAGTGCTGACTGCTGTAGACGGCGGGAACCCCCCGAGATCTGGCACCGCGGAGCTCCGGGTATCTGTGCTGGACGTAAATGACAACGCCCCAGCCTTCCAGCAATCCAGCTACAGAATTAGCGTCTTGGAGAGCGCGCCAGCCGGCATGGTGCTCATCCAGCTCAATGCCTCTGACCCGGACCTGGGTCCTAGTGGTAACgtcacattttctttcagtggCCACACCCCTGATCGTGTGAGAAATCTATTTGACCTGCATCCCACAACTGGAAAGCTTACCCTTCAGGGGCCCCTAGACTTTGAGAGTGAGAATTACTATGAATTTGATGTGCGGGCTCGTGATGGGGGTTCTCCAGCCATGGAGCAACATTGCAGCCTTCGGGTGGATCTCCTGGATGTAAATGACAATGCCCCCCACATCACAGTGACCTCAGAGCTTGGAACTCTCCCAGAAAGTGCAGAACCCGGCACTGTAGTGGCACTCATCAGTGTGCAAGATCCTGACTCAGGGTCAAATGGAGATGTGAGCCTTCGAATCCCTGACCACTTGCCATTTGCCCTCAAGTCTGCCTTCAGGAACCAGTTCTCCCTTGTGACTGCTGGGCCCTTGGACCGAGAGGCTAAATCCAGTTATGACATCATGGTCACTGCTTCTGATGCTGGGAACCCTCCTCTGAGTACCCACAGGACTATTTTCCTCAATATTTCTGATGTGAATGATAACCCACCCTCTTTCTTCCAGAGATCACATGAGGTGTTTGTTCCTGAGAACAATCGCCCAGGGGACCTGCTTTGCTCTCTTGCAGCCTCGGACCCAGACTCTGGCTTGAATGCACTTATCTCTTACTCTCTCTTAGAGCCCAGAAATCGAGATGTGTCAGCTTCCTCCTTCATCTCTCTGAACCCCCAAACAGGAGCTGTTCATGCTACTAGATCATTTGACTATGAGCAAACACAGACACTGCAGTTTGAGGTACAGGCTCGGGACAGGGGCAACCCACCTCTTAGCAGCACTGTGACAGTACGTCTGTTTGTTCTGGACCTCAATGACAATGCCCCAGCTGTGCTCCGCCCTAGGGCCAGGCCGGGTTCCTTATGTCCTCAAGCACTGCCTCCATCAGTTGGTGCTGGCCACCTAGTCACCAAGGTGACTGCTGTGGACTTGGATTCAGGTTACAATGCTTGGGTTTCCTATCAGCTCCTAGAGGCCCCAGATCCCAGCCTGTTTGCAGTCTCTCGATATGCTGGGGAGGTGAGGACTGCTGTGCCCATCCCAGCTGATCTCCCACCACAGAAGCTTGTCATTGTTGTGAAGGACAGTGGTAGCCCACCACTCTCTACCTCTGTTACTCTCCTCGTGTCCTTAGAGGAAGACACTCATCCAATTGTTCCTGATCTTCGAGAATCTTCAGCTCCAAGGGAAGGAGAATCCCGTCTGACCCTCTACTTGGCTGTGTCCTTAGTGGCAATTTGCTTTGTCTCCTTTGGTTCCTTCGTGGCACTACTCTCTAAATGTCTGCGTGGGGCTGCCTGTGGAGTGACATGCTTTCCTGCTGGCACCTGCGCATGTCTTACCAGATCTCGAAGGAGGGAGGGGCTTCCTCCTTCCAATGGGATCCTGCGAATTCAGCTAGGGTCAGATGATCCTATCAAGTTTGTTGATGTGGGAGGCCACTCTCATGGCTGTACACCCTTGGCTTCTGCACCCACTCGGAGTGATAGCTTCATGATGGTGAAGTCACCCAGTGCACCTATGGCAGGGGAGCCTGTTCGCCCAAGCTGTCCACCCTCTGATCTTCTCTATGGGCTAGAGGTGAGACCTTTGCAGGCTCAGCCAATGCTTGAGGGTTGTTCTGATTCAGGCCATGTTCCAGAGAGTATGGGCCTCCCTGTAAGAGCCCAGAGTGATTTCACCATTTTTGTGAGTAGCAACTATGTGGTAGATGccgagctttaaaaaaaaaaaaaaagtgttttgtgaATTAACCAGGGAGTTGCCACAGATGAACACTGGGGGTGGATTTTGTCTCTGTCTACAAGTAAGGAATGAAAGTAATTGGGGATCAAGAACTATGCTGTTGTGGAAGCATGCTGACTGAACGTGGGAGCATAGAAGGCTATGGTACACATGGGTGGGATGTACTAGGTAATCACCTATCTAGGGCTGCTTTCTCTACTTTTCCTAAATGAGGGAGACCAGGTTCTGGAGAAAGTTAACTCTAGGTTACTGTTTTCCAGTGAACTGAGGGGGTGACTAAAATCTTTGCCCCATAGTCTCTTGGACTCCTTATCCCACTGTGAAGGGTACTCCCTGTTTGAAGCAGAGAGCAAAAAGAAGAGAGATCCAAGGGAGCAGAGAGGTGCATATCAAAGGTCTTTTGGTCCAAGTATGGTGATGCATTCCTTTgatttcagcaacttgggaagctaagtcaggaggatcacaagttcaaggccagactcagcaacttagcgaaactctttctcaaaataaaaaataaaaaggattgaagatgtagctcagaggtaaagcaaccctgagttcaatcactagtTCTCTCCCCAGAAAAGATCTTTTGATCAAGTCTTTAGGATTCCCAATCCCTAATGGAATTTGAACTAGATACAATATATTGGAAACAGAAGTATTCATTATGTCTTTAAGAAAAAAGCGGTAAGCGAAATGACAATGTCAGAAAACTGATTTACAGCTGAGGAACTCAGAAACAACTACTCTGGAAGCCCTTAGAGTTCTCCTGAATTTGGTGAAACCATAAAGCCCAGATAGAGGTCATGCTTGTCCTCTGTCAACCTTCCTTAGTAACCTAGATTGGTCCCAAAAATGTTCCCTTACCCACAAACTGTGACAGTCATTCCACATTCTGAGTCTGGGATCTCAGAGAAACTAAGTTTTATAGCCATCAACTGACATGGAGATTTTCTTGAAAGCATTGCTGGAGAGTCAGGGTAAGACTTTACAGTGTCCTAGCAAATCTTTTCTCTTGCCCCTAGCAGCATTCAGTGGGATGGGAGAGGGGAGTGGAAGAGagatggggcaggggtggggagtgcATGTGTTTTGCCTTTCCCAGAAAGATGGAGTTTTGTTGGTTCAAGCAAAGTAGTGGAAGCTTTTGCAGTCATAAGTTGCTGGGATAGAACACTAAGGAGTTTTGTACCACTTTGTCTTCCCTGTTGAGCACCATCTGAGCTGTCAAACTTTGCTGCCAAGGGGGCTGAATCAACCTGCAGCACGAAATGAGTAGGGAGGTAGGAGGCTTCTGTGACACAGATTTGCAGCACCCGTTCCCAAGGTTTCCAGAACTGAGGAGACTGCATAATTGGTTGAGAGCAGACAGACTTTTGGGCCAATCAAACTCAGAGACCAGGTGGGGGATCTGctcttcctgcctgcctctcctcctccaactCCCCAGCTCCACTTACATTTAACTCCCcttcccccacacacacccccgCCATTTGGTGACTAAGAACTGCTGCAGGCAGGCAAACCTTAGAGCAGTTTTTAAGAGGCTGGAAGGAGACATAAGAGATTTCATCTGCTGCATTCCAAGCCCTGGGTCTACCTTGAAGACAGGACAGCACAGAGTTTTTCTCCAGGAAGGGACTTCTGGGTCATGGGGTCCAAGACATCCCCACAGCTCTCTGGGAAATGGCAAGTGCTGTGCATGTTGTCCTTGTGCTGCTGGGGCTGGGTGTCTGGGCAGCTTCGTTACTCAGTGGTGGAAGAGTCTGAGCCGGGGACGCTGGTAGGGAAT
It encodes the following:
- the LOC124986722 gene encoding protocadherin gamma-C4 isoform X22; translated protein: MYRAEVEIVDVNDHAPRFPRQQLDLEIGEAAPPGQRFPLEKAQDADVGSNSISSYRLSSNEHFALDVKKRSDGSLVPELLLEKPLDREKQSDYRLVLTAVDGGNPPRSGTAELRVSVLDVNDNAPAFQQSSYRISVLESAPAGMVLIQLNASDPDLGPSGNVTFSFSGHTPDRVRNLFDLHPTTGKLTLQGPLDFESENYYEFDVRARDGGSPAMEQHCSLRVDLLDVNDNAPHITVTSELGTLPESAEPGTVVALISVQDPDSGSNGDVSLRIPDHLPFALKSAFRNQFSLVTAGPLDREAKSSYDIMVTASDAGNPPLSTHRTIFLNISDVNDNPPSFFQRSHEVFVPENNRPGDLLCSLAASDPDSGLNALISYSLLEPRNRDVSASSFISLNPQTGAVHATRSFDYEQTQTLQFEVQARDRGNPPLSSTVTVRLFVLDLNDNAPAVLRPRARPGSLCPQALPPSVGAGHLVTKVTAVDLDSGYNAWVSYQLLEAPDPSLFAVSRYAGEVRTAVPIPADLPPQKLVIVVKDSGSPPLSTSVTLLVSLEEDTHPIVPDLRESSAPREGESRLTLYLAVSLVAICFVSFGSFVALLSKCLRGAACGVTCFPAGTCACLTRSRRREGLPPSNGILRIQLGSDDPIKFVDVGGHSHGCTPLASAPTRSDSFMMVKSPSAPMAGEPVRPSCPPSDLLYGLEQAPPNTDWRFSQAQRPGTSGSQNGDETGTWPNNQFDTEMLQAMILASASEAADGSSTLGGGAGTMGLSARYGPQFTLQHVPDYRQNVYIPGSNATLTNAPGKRDGKAPAGGNGNKKKSGKKEKK